The Metallosphaera hakonensis JCM 8857 = DSM 7519 genome includes the window TCTTCTTCCAGATTATATTCCGGAGGAATTACCTCATAGAGAGAACGAAATAAAGAAACTCGCGAGCATTCTAGTCCAGCTATATCGTGGAGAGAGACCCAGTAACACGTTCATTTACGGTCTGACTGGAACTGGTAAAACCGCAGTAACTAAGTATGTCCTGAATAACTTGCAGAAGAAATTAAAGAACTTTGAATATATTTATATTAATACTAGACAAAGTGATACTCCCTACAGGATTCTCGCAGATGTGATTGAGAGGTTGGGAAGTAAAGTTCCGTTCACTGGTTTATCGACTGCCGAACTCTACAGGAGAATGGTAAAGGTATTAGAGAAATCCGAAAAAATCATGATTATAGTCCTCGATGAGGTAGACGCTCTTGTAAAGAAACATGGAGACGATATTCTCTACAGGCTCACAAGAGTTAATTATGAGATAAATAAGAGTAAGATTTCCATCATAGGGATCACCAATGATGTTCGCTTCATAGATGGTGTGGATCCGAGAGTTAGGAGTAGTCTAGGAGAGGTGGAGCTTGTATTTCCTCCCTATAATGCGGAACAATTGGAGGACATACTCACAAAAAGGGCATCTTTGGCCTTCAAAGAAGGAGTTATATCTCCAGTTATTATCAGATTATGTGCTGCGATAGCAGCTAGGGATCATGGAGACGCAAGAAGGGCTCTAGATCTGCTACGAGTTGCAGGTGAGATAACCGAGAGAGAAAGAAAACAGATGGTGGGAGAGGAAGAAGTGGAGAAAGCTAGAATTGAGATAGAGAGAGATAGAGTTTATGAGGTAATTGCGACTCTTCCATTTCATTCAAAATTGGTGCTTCTTTCAATTCTGAGAGGGTTGAAAGCATCCAATCATTTAACGACAGGGGAGATATATAATCTTTATAAGGACATGGCCACTTCCACGGGATCCGAGTTCGTTACACAAAGAAGGGCCAGTGACATAATAAACGAACTGGACATGCTGGGAATAATTTCGGCCAGGGTTGTTAATAGAGGAAGATACGGCAAGACGAAGGAAGTAACGCTGTCGGTAGACCCTTCAGTGATCTTGAAGGCTCTTCTAGAGAGCGATGAAAGACTTGCTGATATCTGGAGTTGATGATGGATATTTCCCCCTTTCTTATAAGGGTGGAAATGGTAAGGCTCCCCTGGTTGTTACGTTATTTGAAAGATTAAAATTGAAGGATATCAACATAGGCTTCATTACAGTTGATGGAAACGAAGCTACTGAAGTTTTTGAAAGGATTAACTGGGGGGTTACAACTATCTTTGATGGGGTTACTTACGCAGGGTTTAATTATATTATTCCCAAGAAAAACTACATAGTATTTTATGGAAGTAAGCCAAACTATCAGGAAGTTCAGAGAGCCCTTCAAGGTCATTTTAATGATGAGAGGAAGGAGATTATATTGCGAGTTTTGCATGACTTAACTCGCATAGAGACGAAATGGGGTTCAATATACATCAATACAGACTTGGACATAATGGATGCTAGAAATGTTATTGAAACATATCAAGTCATTTCCAAATATCCTGAACCAATAAGATATGCCCATGTTATAGGAAAGGCGGTTGGTCACTGGCATTCGCGTTGCTGAAGTATCTTGCCCATTTTCACTCTCTCCTCTCTTTCCCTCACTCGTTCCTCTATAATTTTTCTCTCGTAATCGGAAGATGGTTCCAATTTAGTAATAGGTCTAGGCTTAGCTTGATCATCTATGGAAACGAACGAGAATACTGTCCTAGAGACTAGTCTTCTAGTTCCGGTGAAATGATTTATAGCGAAGACCTTAGCCCCCACATCAAGGGATGTATTCCCCGTGTACTCCACAGCTCCTTGAATCTCTAATATGTCCCCTATCTTTACAGGCACTAAGAAGTCAGCCGATCCTGCACTCGCGGTAAAGGTATTCCCTTTTGAGTACATTTTGGCGACTATTGCTAGCGCTTCATCAAGCATCATATACATTTTGCCGGCGTAAAGTATACCATTCCCAAATCCATGTTCCGGATAGATTGTCCTGATATAGCTCCTTCCAAAGGTCATTCCAGGTAATAATTCTGACGTGTCGTTGGAAATGGCTTTCTTTCTTTCTAATCTCTTTAGTCTTCTCTCTTCAGCCTCCTTAGTCGGCTCTATTTTAGTATTGAGGGGTCTAGGACGTCCATTCTCATCGACCGCAACGTAGCTCATTAGTCCAATCGCTCCTAACTCTTCATGACTCCCCTTCTTTATACAACCCCTAACTTCGATCTCAACCGAGCTTTTCCATGAAGCCTTGGCCTCAGCTATAACTTTTACTATATCTCCTAACCTAGCTGGTTTGAATAGATACAGATAGTCTACCGATGCTAAGAGATAATTTCCTTGGCTGACCCCAGACATGAGGATCCCTGCAGTATCGATCAACCAACTCATGTATATTCCCCCATGTAAGGATCCAAAGTGGTTAGTATGCCAGGGAAATACGTTGTAATAGGTCTCCGTTCTATACATCATTTCACCTCTTATCAGTTCCAACTATTTCCCTTAATCTCTCATCTCCCTTAATACTCTTTATGAAGGAGGAAACCTCAGAGGGAACCAATCCTTCCCATTCCTCTCCCGTTATCATGTATTTTCTTATAAGGGTGGAATTGTACTTCTCTCTATTAAATGAGGGAGGAACCAGTATCTCACTACCTGCCTCCTTAAACAGCCTCAACACTAACGGGTTTCTTGCTATAACAGCTTCAAACGAAGGCACATACATTTTAACGTGATATGCCCATACGTTATTCATTAGGATATCAGGTATAGGAACGAGGTAATACCTATCTCCCGAAATGCCCTCCTCTCTCATGGCCCTCCTAATCATTTCTATTCTTTCACCTGCCGTAAAGGGGTTGGAAAGCGTGTGACTCTCCTGAGCACTTCCTATAAGAATCACAAGTTCATCTAGTCGCTCAAGGCCCCATTTAACTACGTTTAAATGCCCTAGGTGAAAGGGTTGAAATCTACCAGGATAGATTCCTCTATGCAGATATCATCACCTTCTTTCACATCTAGAAGTACTGAGGCATCTGCCTTATTTAACCCTAATTCAAGAAAACCGTATCCATTTCGATAGACAATTAGTTCGCCCTTTGAGTCTTGAAAAGTCTGTGCTGAAAGAGCCAAGAACGTTCTCCCCTTCACTAACACATTTACTCTTTGGTTGACTCTAACTCTAGCATCTCTAATGGCTAGTGAGACATTCCCGAAATGATCCACATAAAAGACTTTTGAACACAGAAGTCCGTTTTCTCTCCTTGACCTTAGATCTATCTTTTGTAGCTCAGTCTTATTGATCTCAGTCCCCAAGGTTTCAATGGGAACTTTCCTGCTCAGTAAGGCCGCGCTTATGGAAAATATGTCTCTTCCATGGAACGTGTTCGATATTTCTCTAGTTAGGTAAACCTTATCGTTATCTATACTGTAAGCTCTTTCTATCCCGTCCTCCTCAATCGTAGGATAGAGTATACCGTTATCGGGACCGATGAAGAAGTATTGTCTGGTTTTCACGGCCAGGGGCCTCCTTCTGGTTCCCACCCCTGGATCAACAACTACGAGAAATATCGTATTTTTCCTAAAATATCTATAAGAAGTGAAAAGAAGATACGATCCAGCGATTACATTGAAGTTTTTCGACTGCTGAGTAATGTAAGTTATGTCTGTATCCCTATTGAACTTCTTTATTACGGCTTCCATCACTGCGTTATAGTTGTCCGATGTCCCAAAGTCAGTTAGAATTGCTATGGTCAAGAGCATTCACCATTAATTCTAAATATGATTTCGTGATGACTTCTTCTTTTAAATTAAAGAGTATTTTAATTTTATTAAAGAAGTCTATTAATTCTCTCTCCTCCACGTCTATTCCCTCCACTTCTAGGAAGTTCCCAAGTCCCTCAACGTTATCCACGCATATAGTGAAGTTCTCTTTTTTGAACGTATATCTGATTTTTTTTATCTTGTAAACAGGTCTATATCCCAATTTTTCCAGGATCTTAACCATGCTCTCCCTGCTGTCAAGGACTACCGTTATCTCCTCTCTTGACTTGCTTTCAGAGCCCATTCTAGGGCCCTTATATGTAAGCTCAATCTTATCCCCGACCGTTCTTATCCTTAGGGCCTCATCAGTCTTCTTGAAGTCCTTTGCTTCCCCGTTCAAATATATGTCCTCCTGTACTTCTCGACCCAGATATTCATAACCCTCTTTCACTAGTCTATCAATGAATTTCTGTGGATCTACATCAAGTTTTACTTTTATTTCTCGCTCAATAACATCGGTCATATGGTTGACATAGAGTCCTATCTAAAAAACAATGAGGCTTCATTATATTCATACCGTGAAAACGCGGAAATAAGAAAAATGGCAGAAAGATACGGCTTTCTAGAGTATATGATAGATAGGTACCTCGATTTCCTTGGGGATAGAACCCAAGAGTTCCTAGCTTCCTGTTCCCTCCCCCTTAAGAAGGCAATAAGGTGTAATTCATTGAAGATCCCTTGTGAGGACTTAGAGGAGAGACTGAGGGATAAGGGATTCGTCCTTTCTAAAATAGAGTGGAGTAAGTTCGGCTATAGGGTGGAGTCATCCCCTAAGAGACCAAGTCTTGGCGCTACTATCGAATACATGAAGGGGCATTATTACATTCAAGGAGAAGCTTCAATGATTCCTCCCGAGGTGCTTTCACCTGCCAATGGAGAGAAGGTAATAGACATGGCTTCATCACCAGGTGGAAAAACTATACATCTAGCTCAATTGATGAACAACGAGGGCCTAATTGTGGCTCTAGAGAGCAATCCCAGTAGGCTGAGAAAGATTAAGTCAAACATCTCAAGGATGGGAGTTAGTAACTCCGTTGTTTTATGGATGAAAGGAGAAGATGCACCGAAACTGGGAATAACATTTGACAAAGTTTTGCTTGACGCTCCTTGTTCAGGAGAAGGATTGATTCCTCTCGATCCCTCAAGGAAAACTAAAACTTCTCCTAACGATTTAATGGGGTTTCAAAGAACCCAACTTCATCTTTTGGTGTCAGGTTATAAAGTCCTGAAAAAAGGCGGGAAAATGGTCTATTCCACATGTAGCATAGCTCCTGAGGAAGACGAGTTTGTTGTAAATTTTGCAGTGAAATATCTTGGAATGAGGGTGGAGAAAATAAGGGGAATACCCGGGGAAGAGGGGCTAAGGCAATTTAAGGGCATCGAATTCTCCCCGGAGTTGGTAAATTGTTTGAGGACCTATCCGCACATACATCATATGGAGGGGTTCTTTATTTGTCTCCTCAGAAAGGAGTGAGGGAATTAAATCTCGCTGAAACTAAGCAGATTACAGAGTTACTCAAAAAATATGGTTGTAGGAGTATAAAACTTAAGTTAAGGCTTTATGAGTTAGGAAATATAATTTATGGAACTTCTGCGGATAATTTAATATTAATGAAAATATTATCAGAAAATGTTAGCCCGACTGCGATCGGATTACCTCTATTCTTGATTCGTAGATCAAGGATATTACCTCTGTTACCTCTTGGAGATTATATGGTAAAGGATTGTGAGAACAAGTTGAACTTACCTGAACCTTTGGTTCAGAAGATTCTTTATGGCAAATCCATAATCGTGAAAGAAAGGTTCTCATATGAGAGGGCACTTTTAGTGGATAGCTATGGAGATTTTCTAGCGTTCGTATTTTTGAGAGGGGAACCTCATGGAACTAAGATAATACCAGAATTAGATATAGGATGGTATTTAAGGGAGGGAGGATAAACATTAGGTAAATATTTATTGTGAAAGTTGTACTTGAATAGTTTAGAAGAGTGAAGTGAGTTAAGATGTCAGATCAAACGGAAGAAAAGAAGCGAATCAAGTCAGTTAGGGATCTATCCGGGGTAGGCCAAGCAGTTCTTAATAAACTAACCGAAGCTGGTTACTCAACTTTAGAGTCCATAGCCGTGGCCTCTCCTCAGGATTTAAGCACTGCAGCCGGAATACCCTTAACCACAGCTCAAAGGATAATCAAAGAAGCCAGGGATGCCTTGGATATTAGATTCAAGACTGCCCTAGAAATTGAACAGGAAAGGGCTAGCGTTAAGAAGATAACCACTGGAAGTCAGGCCTTGGATGGTCTCCTGGGCGGAGGAATAGAGACTAGGACTATGACTGAACTGTTCGGAGAATTTGGATCCGGTAAAACTCAGATATGTCACCAGGTATCAGTAAACGTTCAACTTCCTCCAGAGAAGGGGGGACTTTCCGGTAAGGCATTGTATATAGACACTGAGGGAACATTTAGAACAGAAAGAATAAAGGCCATGGCGTCAGCTTTAGGTCTGGAGCCTAAGGATGTTCTCCAGAATATAATGAGCATAAGGGCGATAAATACTGATCATCAGATAGCGATAGTGGAAGAGCTTCAGGATATTATAGCAAAAGATAACACGATAAAATTGGTGGTCGTGGACTCAATAACCTCTCATTTTAGAGCCGAGTATTCGGGCAGGGAGAATTTGGCGGTGCGGCAACAGAAACTTAACAGACATTTACATCAGCTTGTTAGATTGGCTGAGATATACGACTTGGCAGTAATAGTGACTAACCAAGTCATGGCTAGGCCCGACATGTTTTACGGAGATCCCACAGTTGCTGTAGGGGGACATACCCTATATCATGTACCGGGAATAAGGGTTCAAATAAAGAAAAGTAGGGGTAATAGAAGAATAGCGAGAATGGTTGACGCGCCACATTTACCTGAAGGAGAGGTAGTATTTAGTATAACGAATACGGGAATCAGGGACGCAGAGGAATGAAAACTTCTTAATATTCCCATTCAATAGGGAATTGCATGGATCATTTGTGGGCTCCTTGGCGCTCTAAGTACATAACGGATGCATCTAAGGGAAAACAAGAATCATGTCTTTTCTGTAGGGTTAGCAGTGAGGAGAAAGACCAACAAAACTTGATCGTTTGCAGGGGTAAAAAGGCATTTATTATACTAAATAAATATCCGTATAATCCTGGGCACTTGATGATAGTACCTTATAGGCACGTTCCTTCACTTGAATTATTGGATATGGAAGAAGGATCCGAGATCTTTCTCTTAACTTCAAGAGCACTTAGGGTTTTGAGAGGTATTTACACTCCTGATGGCTTTAATATAGGTGTAAATATAGGAAGAGTTGCAGGAGCTGGGATAGAGCAACACGTGCACGTTCATATCGTTCCTAGATGGAGTGGAGACTCTAATTTTATGCCGGTCATAGGAGATACGAAAGTCCTTCCTGAAACAGTAGAAGAGACTTATAAAAAGTTGGATAATAAGTCTATATGCAATGAAGAAGTCTTCGATCGCTGATAGGTGAAGAGGGCAGGGTTTTACTGATGATAAAACAAATTCAAGATAATATATACAAGGCAAGAGAGTTAATTTCACCATATATCCATGAGACACCAGTAGATTTCTCAAGTACGTTCTCTAGAACTACACAGGCTCAGGTCTACCTCAAGCTTGAGAATTTACAGAAGACTGGTTCCTTTAAGGTAAGAGGAGCCTTCAATAAAATTTTAAACATCAAAGAGGAAGAGAAAAAAAGAGGAGTAATAGCAGTTTCGGCTGGGAACCACGCACAGGGAGTAGCATATGCAGCCATGTCGCTTGGAATAAAGTCGGTTATTGTAATGCCCGAAACGGCGCCAATTTCCAAGTATAGGGCAACTCAAGGCTACGGAGCCGAGGTTATCTTGTATGGGAAGTTTATTCATGAGAGTATGAAAAAAGCGGAGGAGTTAATTAGAGAAAGGAACCTTACTTTAGTTCACCCGTATGACGATCCACTTATAATTGCGGGACAGGGTACTGCTGGTCTAGAAATGGCCAAGGAAAAACCAGACGTGGTCGTTGTACCCATTGGAGGGGGAGGTTTAATATCCGGTATAGCCTTGGCCTTGAAGAGCGTAAATCCAAATATCAAGGTAATAGGGGTTCAGTCCTTCGCCTCACCGTCCTTGAAGATTTCCAAGGATATGGGAAGATTAACCGATATCGAACCCTCGTATTCCATTGCTGATGGGATACTGGTCAAATCTCCTTCATCGCTTACTTTTGAAATAATATCCGAATACGTGGATGATATAGTTCTAGTAGACGATGAGGAGATAGCCTGGGCAATGATGATGTTAATGGAGCGGAATAAGACGGTAGTAGAACCAGCAGGCGCGGCGTCTCTAGCAGCCTTACTCTCCGGCAAAGTTCAGGCTAGAGGAAAGAAAGTAATGGCGTTCTTAAGCGGGGGCAATGTGGACATGTCTTTACTTGCCAGGATAATAGATAAAACCTTGTATAAGACTAAGAGAATAGTAAAGGCCAGAGTAATAGTTCCCGATAAGCCAGGTTACCTAAATAAGGTCCTTAGTTATATAGCTCAAATACGAGGCAACATAATAGATGTAGTTCATGATCGAGTCAGTAGTGACGTTTTGCCTGGCTATACAAAGATATATGTAATGTTTGAAGTTGCGGAACAGGAAGCCTTGGGTCGATTTATAGTAGCCTTGCAAAATGAAAATATAGAGGTCAAGCTTATAGATTAGTCTGCAAGGTCTCAGTTCCCCCCTAATTTAAGGATCGAAATTCTTAATAGGTAATAGTTTCCTCAAATCAAGGTTGATCCAGATGGAATTTACTATCTAGGTCCTAAGGGAAGTTTCTCCCATGAGGTAGCGTTAAGACTTGAAGGAGATCACGTAGAATTACCTACGATCTCTGAAATATTCGAAAGTGTTTCAAAGGGAGGAGTAGGTATAGTTCCCGTAGAGAATACTTTAGAAGGTCCGGTTAATGAAACCTTGGATAATTTATATACTAGGGAGGACATATTCGTTAATCAAAGAATAGATACGAAAATAGACTTAGTTTTAGCTTCACGATACGACGTGGAACTTCCCCTGGTCAAAAGAGTGTATTCTCATAATCACGCCATTCATGAGGCTAGGAACACCTTATCTAAGTTAGGTTTATCAAATTTCATACCAGTAAATAGCACCTCTAAGGCAGCTCAGTTAGCTGCAGAGGATCGAGAGTCTGCTGCTATTTGTTCAAAATTTGCTGCAAATATTTATGGACTCAAGGTTCTAAGGGATAATATACAGGACGGCGTAAATATTACAAGGTTTTTGGTCATATCCAAGCAACTCACAAAAGCGGGTGAAAAAACCATACTTCTATTTACGGTACCCGATACCCCTGGTTCTCTATACAGGGTCTTGGAGAAATTCTATCTTCACAACGTTAATCTGTCCATGATATACTCGAGGCCAGTTAAAGTGATACCATGGAACTACTATTTTTACCTTGAATTTGATGGAGATTTAGTGATGGCTGAAAAAACCGGATTGCTACAGGAATTGAAAAATGTAACCCAACAGCTGAAAATAAAGGGAACGTACACTACTTTAGTTACATAACTATACCCGGTTTTAAATTATCTAAGCTGTATAGAAGCATGTAGCTTTTAGCCCCGGTTATTCCTAAGGCCTTCATGGCCGCTTCTTTGATCACTGCCTTGTTTTTACCGTGAAGCATACAGTAACATAGATAATCCCAAGGCTTATTACTCTCCCTTAACACCACGTGTGTAGCCTCATTCAGGTTTTCTGCTATCCTGTTACATGAGGTCTCTATATCCTCTGTATTAATCAAGAGCATCGCATTCTCAACTATACCAACTTTTTCACCATTTATTGTTGCGCCGTAATCCTTGATCACATGTTTACTCCTGAGTTCTGATATTAAGTCCACAAGCTCATCTTCCTTATAGCCGAATTTATCTGCCAATGGCTTAAAGGGCCTCTCGACAACAGGTAAAGGATAAGACAGGGATTTTAGAAGTTCCATATTTAGTCCTAACTCGTCCGCAGTGGGTATCTTTTCTGGAGTCTTTTCAGTCTTGCTCCATGAGATTCCTTTCACTACGTCATACTTAACGCTCAATTTGAGATTCCTTTTTGAGAAGAGGATAACATAATCTTCTGCTTTCACGTCTTCCATTAGATCTTGGACCTTTCTTTCGAGAGTTTCTTTAGATTCTGCCTTCAGCACGTACCAGACGTTGTATCTAGGATGATTTCGAATAAAGTTATGAGTTAGCTCTCTTATATGTAAGGCCTCCCTCCTAAATTTATCCAGTTGATCCAATGGAATAGACGCAGCAATTAAGGCACCCTCCATTCCCTTAGATCTAAAATTGACGTACATTCCTACCCTTTTTATGACTTCAGCATCAATTAGACCTATTATTTCCTTTAATGTGACATCCAAGCTCAATTTTAGCCTATCGGAAACGATAGTAAAAGGTCTCTCGTCAAGGGGAAAGTTATACTGTAATTCCATTATGAGCCTAGTTTGTGTATCATTAAGGTTCATATCATAAGAGTAGAAGAGCGGGTTAAAAACTAGTTACCTGATAATCTATTCCCAGTTTATTTAGAATTCCTCTGGCAGCTAGAACCCCAGTGGCTGCAGCTATATTTATTCCCCTAGAAAGTCCCACACCGTCCCCTGCAACGTATAAATTGTCAACCACAGTTTCCATATTGCTGTCTATTACTGCCTTCATGCTATAATATTTAATCTCCGGAGCGTACAATAAAGTGTTCGATGAGTATATACCTGATGCCATGTTATCTAGTCTCTCTAGACCCTCAACTAGGTCCGCTACAACCCTGTAGGGCATACCCATGCTTATGTCTCCTGGCGTTACATCTTTCAGTGTTGGTTTGACCGTGGATCTGCTTATTCTTTCCCATGTGCTCCTTCTTCCTTTTTCGAAATCTATCAATCTCTGAAGGATAGGTTTCTCTCCACCCAGTCTAGTCATAAGTCTAGCCACACTTTTACCGTATTCTATGGTATCTTCCAACGGATCTGAGAGTTTCACGGTAGCAAGAAACGCAAAGTTGGTATTTCTGCTCTTCTTGTCTACATAGGTCTCTCCGTTCACTCCTATAGTTCCATCATCGTAAACCTCCTTCATGATGAAGCCTCCGGGATTTACACAAAATGTCCTCACTTTATCATCGTATTTCCTTGTATACATTATCACCTTAGGATCCCATACAGCGCTAGTTAGATCTTCCATGATAAACGACTCAACTTCTACTCTAACACCTATATCTAGAGGTCCAGAGACCATATCAACCCCTAGTCTTTTAGCTTGACCATAGAACCAACTAGCACCTGAACGTCCAGGGGCAGCGAGCACGGTCTTAGCCTCTATCTCTCCCTTATTGGTTTTCAGATTAAACATGTCTGCATTTTTTTCTATTTGATATACTTCAGTTAGCTCTGAGATCTTGACCCCATTACTTTCAACATACTTGGTCATTTCCTCTATAATCATGGGGCTTTTGTCGGTCCCTATGTGCCTCTGTACTATTGGTACGAATTCTGCGCCAGCCTTAGCTGCTTTTCTTTGAACCTCTTTAACTCTCTCTTCGTTGGGTCTGAATAGTCTGTCCTTTGGCGCCCCGAACTTTACAAATATACTATCAACGTAATTGACAAGGTTCTGTGCCTTTTCCCAGCTTCGTAATATTTCGTGGAGTTCTCCACCAATATCTGGTCTGAGATTTATTATGCCACTGCTAAACGTCCCTGCACCACCCAGTCCATAGTTAATATGACAAGGAGTACAGAAGGTGCATTTTTCTTTAGGAGTTAGTAATGGACAACTTCGCCTAGATGCCCTAACGCCTTTATCTATTAGCAGTACTTTGTAATCACCGTCCTTGGGTATAGCGTTAGCTATCTCATAGGCTGCAAAGAGACCTGCTGGTCCTCCACCAATTATTACAGTATCGTATTGCATTTTAGTCACCTACTTTTTCTTTCCTTAGATCTATTGTATCTAACGCGTCCTCGCCGGTTCCTATGATGGTCACAGGCGTCTTAAGTTCCTCTTCCAAGTTCTCTATCCACTTTCTCGCCTCTTTTGGTAACTTAGAGTACTCTTTTACACCCTTTGCATCGTTGAAAAGGGCATCTAACTTAGTTATAGCTACCTGCGTTGCAGAGTTTATCCTGATAGCCTTTTTAGCCAAAGAAAGGTTAAAGGGAGCAGTCCTTCTAATCCTTCCTGTTACTGTTCCTCTCTCTATAAGGCCTAACTCCTCAGCCTTCTCCTTGGGTAATTCGTTTTCTAAATAACCCTCTCCGACTCTTGTAACGAAGGACTTGAAGATGACTATAATATCCTTAACATACTTAGGACCTACTCCTACCTCGCTCAGTACCCCACCAGATGTAGTGTTTCTGCTGGTAACGAACGGATATTCGCCGTGAAATAGACTTAAGTAAGTCCCCTGTGTTCCCTCAGCGAGCACTTTCTCTTCATTCTCAATGGAAGAGAGTATGGTTTCAGGAACATCTGCAATATATTTCTCAAGTTCTCTAAACTCTTTCGCCA containing:
- the cyaB gene encoding class IV adenylate cyclase, whose translation is MTDVIEREIKVKLDVDPQKFIDRLVKEGYEYLGREVQEDIYLNGEAKDFKKTDEALRIRTVGDKIELTYKGPRMGSESKSREEITVVLDSRESMVKILEKLGYRPVYKIKKIRYTFKKENFTICVDNVEGLGNFLEVEGIDVEERELIDFFNKIKILFNLKEEVITKSYLELMVNALDHSNSN
- a CDS encoding nicotinamide-nucleotide adenylyltransferase, with product MHRGIYPGRFQPFHLGHLNVVKWGLERLDELVILIGSAQESHTLSNPFTAGERIEMIRRAMREEGISGDRYYLVPIPDILMNNVWAYHVKMYVPSFEAVIARNPLVLRLFKEAGSEILVPPSFNREKYNSTLIRKYMITGEEWEGLVPSEVSSFIKSIKGDERLREIVGTDKR
- a CDS encoding HIT family protein translates to MDHLWAPWRSKYITDASKGKQESCLFCRVSSEEKDQQNLIVCRGKKAFIILNKYPYNPGHLMIVPYRHVPSLELLDMEEGSEIFLLTSRALRVLRGIYTPDGFNIGVNIGRVAGAGIEQHVHVHIVPRWSGDSNFMPVIGDTKVLPETVEETYKKLDNKSICNEEVFDR
- a CDS encoding SAM hydrolase/SAM-dependent halogenase family protein, which translates into the protein MLLTIAILTDFGTSDNYNAVMEAVIKKFNRDTDITYITQQSKNFNVIAGSYLLFTSYRYFRKNTIFLVVVDPGVGTRRRPLAVKTRQYFFIGPDNGILYPTIEEDGIERAYSIDNDKVYLTREISNTFHGRDIFSISAALLSRKVPIETLGTEINKTELQKIDLRSRRENGLLCSKVFYVDHFGNVSLAIRDARVRVNQRVNVLVKGRTFLALSAQTFQDSKGELIVYRNGYGFLELGLNKADASVLLDVKEGDDICIEESILVDFNPFT
- a CDS encoding acyl-CoA thioesterase, whose product is MYRTETYYNVFPWHTNHFGSLHGGIYMSWLIDTAGILMSGVSQGNYLLASVDYLYLFKPARLGDIVKVIAEAKASWKSSVEIEVRGCIKKGSHEELGAIGLMSYVAVDENGRPRPLNTKIEPTKEAEERRLKRLERKKAISNDTSELLPGMTFGRSYIRTIYPEHGFGNGILYAGKMYMMLDEALAIVAKMYSKGNTFTASAGSADFLVPVKIGDILEIQGAVEYTGNTSLDVGAKVFAINHFTGTRRLVSRTVFSFVSIDDQAKPRPITKLEPSSDYERKIIEERVREREERVKMGKILQQRECQ
- a CDS encoding Cdc6/Cdc18 family protein; amino-acid sequence: MSDIIDEVLSAVRNSIIFRNREYLLPDYIPEELPHRENEIKKLASILVQLYRGERPSNTFIYGLTGTGKTAVTKYVLNNLQKKLKNFEYIYINTRQSDTPYRILADVIERLGSKVPFTGLSTAELYRRMVKVLEKSEKIMIIVLDEVDALVKKHGDDILYRLTRVNYEINKSKISIIGITNDVRFIDGVDPRVRSSLGEVELVFPPYNAEQLEDILTKRASLAFKEGVISPVIIRLCAAIAARDHGDARRALDLLRVAGEITERERKQMVGEEEVEKARIEIERDRVYEVIATLPFHSKLVLLSILRGLKASNHLTTGEIYNLYKDMATSTGSEFVTQRRASDIINELDMLGIISARVVNRGRYGKTKEVTLSVDPSVILKALLESDERLADIWS
- the ilvA gene encoding threonine ammonia-lyase, which codes for MIKQIQDNIYKARELISPYIHETPVDFSSTFSRTTQAQVYLKLENLQKTGSFKVRGAFNKILNIKEEEKKRGVIAVSAGNHAQGVAYAAMSLGIKSVIVMPETAPISKYRATQGYGAEVILYGKFIHESMKKAEELIRERNLTLVHPYDDPLIIAGQGTAGLEMAKEKPDVVVVPIGGGGLISGIALALKSVNPNIKVIGVQSFASPSLKISKDMGRLTDIEPSYSIADGILVKSPSSLTFEIISEYVDDIVLVDDEEIAWAMMMLMERNKTVVEPAGAASLAALLSGKVQARGKKVMAFLSGGNVDMSLLARIIDKTLYKTKRIVKARVIVPDKPGYLNKVLSYIAQIRGNIIDVVHDRVSSDVLPGYTKIYVMFEVAEQEALGRFIVALQNENIEVKLID
- a CDS encoding RsmB/NOP family class I SAM-dependent RNA methyltransferase, which gives rise to MVDIESYLKNNEASLYSYRENAEIRKMAERYGFLEYMIDRYLDFLGDRTQEFLASCSLPLKKAIRCNSLKIPCEDLEERLRDKGFVLSKIEWSKFGYRVESSPKRPSLGATIEYMKGHYYIQGEASMIPPEVLSPANGEKVIDMASSPGGKTIHLAQLMNNEGLIVALESNPSRLRKIKSNISRMGVSNSVVLWMKGEDAPKLGITFDKVLLDAPCSGEGLIPLDPSRKTKTSPNDLMGFQRTQLHLLVSGYKVLKKGGKMVYSTCSIAPEEDEFVVNFAVKYLGMRVEKIRGIPGEEGLRQFKGIEFSPELVNCLRTYPHIHHMEGFFICLLRKE
- the radA gene encoding DNA repair and recombination protein RadA, giving the protein MSDQTEEKKRIKSVRDLSGVGQAVLNKLTEAGYSTLESIAVASPQDLSTAAGIPLTTAQRIIKEARDALDIRFKTALEIEQERASVKKITTGSQALDGLLGGGIETRTMTELFGEFGSGKTQICHQVSVNVQLPPEKGGLSGKALYIDTEGTFRTERIKAMASALGLEPKDVLQNIMSIRAINTDHQIAIVEELQDIIAKDNTIKLVVVDSITSHFRAEYSGRENLAVRQQKLNRHLHQLVRLAEIYDLAVIVTNQVMARPDMFYGDPTVAVGGHTLYHVPGIRVQIKKSRGNRRIARMVDAPHLPEGEVVFSITNTGIRDAEE
- a CDS encoding DUF99 family protein, coding for MKDLLISGVDDGYFPLSYKGGNGKAPLVVTLFERLKLKDINIGFITVDGNEATEVFERINWGVTTIFDGVTYAGFNYIIPKKNYIVFYGSKPNYQEVQRALQGHFNDERKEIILRVLHDLTRIETKWGSIYINTDLDIMDARNVIETYQVISKYPEPIRYAHVIGKAVGHWHSRC